From the Lathyrus oleraceus cultivar Zhongwan6 chromosome 4, CAAS_Psat_ZW6_1.0, whole genome shotgun sequence genome, one window contains:
- the LOC127136735 gene encoding uncharacterized protein LOC127136735 — translation MVEDYKTANNVVESNLTNMLLKDLNELLNLHGKKIEDYDLPSLPSNTIDRGAIPSIIQEELAIDIPNEDIESVAKLNNDQMIAFNTIMNVIVQKHSGVFFVDGPGGTGKTFLYRTLMAILRSKGEIVLATASSGIAATLLPGGRTAHSQFKIPIDIQPSSICGIQKQKDLENLIRVVAAIIWDETPLTNKNCLEALDRSLQDICSNNAPFSGKVLIMGRGFLSSSSCCKKRY, via the coding sequence ATGGTAGAGGATTATAAAACAGCTAACAATGTTGTGGAATCAAACTTAACTAATATGTTGTTGAAGGACTTGAATGAACTCTTAAACCTGCACGGTAAAAAGATTGAAGATTATGATCTCCCATCTTTACCCTCTAATACAATAGACAGAGGTGCAATTCCAAGTATCATACAAGAGGAGTTAGCGATCGATATCCCCAATGAAGATATTGAATCTGTTGCTAAGTTAAATAATGATCAAATGATTGCATTCAACACCATTATGAATGTAATTGTTCAAAAACACAGTGGGGTATTTTTTGTTGATGGTCCAGGAGGAACAGGTAAAACATTCCTTTATAGAACATTAATGGCAATTTTAAGAAGTAAAGGAGAAATTGTCTTAGCAACTGCATCATCTGGTATAGCTGCAACATTGTTACCCGGTGGTAGGACTGCACACTCTCAATTTAAGATACCTATTGATATTCAACCGAGTTCCATTTGTGGTATTCAAAAGCAAAAGGATCTTGAAAATCTCATTAGAGTTGTTGCTGCAATAATTTGGGATGAAACACCACTGACAAACAAAAATTGTTTGGAAGCCTTAGATCGATCATTACAAGACATTTGTAGCAACAATGCTCCATTTAGTGGAAAAGTTCTGATCATGGGAAGGGGATTTTTGTCAAGTTCTTCCTGTTGTAAGAAAAGGTACTAA
- the LOC127136734 gene encoding uncharacterized protein LOC127136734, giving the protein MTQRYEDGMTIVLNGGKPDIFLSMTCNPSWSEITSKLLPFQTPQDRPDLLKRIFRSMFEKLKDDVINKGVLGKVKSYMYVTEFQKGGLPHVHMLLVLESNDKLRDPKDYDKICSSIKSIKYLYKYVYKGPDRVAMEVHKGSYMDEVQQYVDARWICAPEALWKIFLFTLY; this is encoded by the exons ATGACACAACGTTATGAAGATGGCATGACTATTGTTCTTAATGGCGGTAAACCAGATATTTTTCTATCAATGACATGCAATCCTTCTTGGAGTGAGATAACATCAAAACTTTTGCCTTTTCAAACACCACAAGATCGTCCAGATTTGCTAAAAAGAATATTTCGTTCGATGTTTGAGAAATTGAAGGATGATGTTATTAATAAAGGAGTCTTGGGTAAAGTTAAAAGCTACATGTATGTCACTGAATTTCAAAAGGGAGGACTGCCGCATGTGCATATGTTGTTGGTCTTAGAAAGTAACGATAAGTTGCGTGACCCAAAAGATTATGATA AGATTTGCAGTAGCATTAAAAGTATCAAGTATCTATACAAATATGTGTACAAGGGCCCTGATCGTGTGGCTATGGAGGTTCATAAAGGATCATACATGGATGAAGTTCAGCAATATGTTGATGCAAGATGGATTTGTGCTCCCGAGGCATTATGGAAAATATTTCTATTCACTCTTTACTGA